From Macadamia integrifolia cultivar HAES 741 unplaced genomic scaffold, SCU_Mint_v3 scaffold1752, whole genome shotgun sequence, a single genomic window includes:
- the LOC122064766 gene encoding omega-hydroxypalmitate O-feruloyl transferase-like, protein MESAGKNENFLVTKSVPVIVKPASKTNGGLFFLSNVDQYQCLIISTVYSYKPSTRSSDNVFEVIKQALAEVLVHYYPLAGKLIVGSDGRLVVECTGEGVPFIEATTTHELEALGNLTKSNFGILGQLVHTLPPTKSILEVPLLAIQVTRFNCGGFVLGVAINHSMVDGLCAMEFISSWAEIAKGSPITVLPFLDRAVMKAREHPKIEFPHHEFFQIKDLPKTITASEDEIFLIKSFSFNVERLEQLKRSAMEDGLIERCSSFVVVAAYTWRIMTESLKMEADEMTKLVFPVDLRSKFNPPFPKGYFGNAIFHTGCLCSAGELTSKPLSFAVQMVQDSIKLVTEDYVRSAIDHYEVNRKNPMATYTLFLSTWSKLDFLTTDFGWGKPNQVMLGNPGPNLCFILPQEEGKKDVDILVVMKESLMNTFEDVIQL, encoded by the exons ATGGAGTCAGCTGGGAAGAACGAAAATTTCCTGGTAACGAAGTCGGTACCTGTCATAGTTAAGCCGGCATCGAAAACAAATGGAGGGCTATTCTTCTTGTCCAATGTAGACCAGTACCAATGCCTCATAATCTCCACAGTGTACTCCTATAAACCATCCACAAGAAGTAGTGATAATGTATTTGAAGTGATCAAACAAGCATTGGCTGAGGTATTAGTACACTACTACCCGCTCGCCGGAAAGCTTATAGTCGGTTCAGATGGGAGACTAGTGGTTGAATGTACAGGAGAAGGTGTACCATTTATTGAAGCAACCACAACTCATGAACTTGAAGCCTTAGGTAACCTTACCAAGTCAAATTTTGGAATACTAGGACAACTTGTTCATACCCTTCCTCCTACCAAAAGCATTTTAGAAGTACCTCTACTAGCAATTCAG GTGACCAGGTTTAACTGTGGAGGATTTGTTCTTGGAGTAGCAATAAACCACAGCATGGTTGATGGACTATGTGCCATGGAATTTATAAGTTCATGGGCAGAAATTGCAAAAGGCTCACCAATAACTGTCCTGCCTTTCCTTGACAGAGCTGTAATGAAAGCAAGAGAACATCCTAAGATTGAATTCCCTCACCATGAATTCTTTCAGATAAAAGATTTGCCAAAAACCATTACGGCATCtgaagatgaaatttttttgataaaatcttTCAGCTTCAATGTGGAAAGATTGGAACAATTGAAAAGATCAGCCATGGAAGATGGGCTAATAGAGAGATGTTCTAGCTTTGTAGTGGTAGCAGCTTATACATGGCGTATCATGACTGAATCACTTAAGATGGAAGCCGACGAAATGACAAAGCTTGTATTTCCAGTAGATCTCAGATCAAAATTCAATCCTCCATTTCCAAAAGGATACTTTGGCAATGCCATCTTCCACACTGGTTGTCTTTGCAGTGCAGGCGAATTAACAAGTAAACCATTGTCATTCGCGGTTCAAATGGTGCAAGATTCAATCAAATTGGTGACAGAGGACTATGTGAGATCTGCTATTGACCACTATGAAGTGAACAGAAAAAATCCTATGGCTACATATACACTTTTTCTGTCAACATGGAGCAAATTGGATTTCCTCACTACTGACTTTGGGTGGGGGAAACCTAATCAAGTTATGCTTGGGAATCCAGGACCTAATTTGTGTTTTATCCTCCCTCAAGAGGAAGGCAAGAAGGATGTGGATATCTTGGTGGTCATGAAAGAATCTCTCATGAATACCTTTGAAGATGTTATCCAACTCTGA